One genomic region from Euzebya tangerina encodes:
- the era gene encoding GTPase Era, translating into MDEAAFRSGICAIVGRPNVGKSTLLNAILGEKVAITTPVPQTTRHAIRGIHTTADAQIVFIDTPGIHKPRTLLGSRLNDVAQGALDGVDLVVFVVDGDGGVGRGDAYLAEVLAESGVPLIGVLNKVDRLSRNGQLPALAALAELGEFDEIVPISARRGEQVELLVDLINQRLPEGPPLYPLDITTDSDQAQRIAEIVREKAMVAMREEVPHSIAVLVDEAGPGRTDGVTAIFASIYVERDSQKGIVIGRQGAVLARIGTAARPEIEALVGTPVYLDLRVKLMKEWQRDPKKLDSLGY; encoded by the coding sequence GTGGACGAGGCGGCCTTCCGATCCGGCATATGTGCCATCGTGGGGCGCCCGAACGTCGGCAAGTCGACGCTGCTGAACGCGATCCTGGGGGAGAAGGTGGCGATCACGACGCCCGTCCCGCAGACCACGCGTCACGCCATCCGTGGCATCCACACCACGGCAGATGCCCAGATCGTGTTCATCGACACACCCGGAATCCACAAGCCGCGGACCCTCCTCGGCTCCCGCCTGAACGACGTGGCCCAGGGAGCACTCGACGGTGTCGACCTCGTGGTGTTCGTCGTGGACGGCGACGGCGGCGTCGGGCGCGGTGATGCCTACCTGGCTGAGGTCCTCGCCGAGAGCGGCGTGCCGCTCATCGGCGTCCTCAACAAGGTCGACCGGTTGAGCCGGAACGGGCAGCTGCCGGCACTGGCTGCACTGGCCGAGTTGGGTGAGTTCGACGAGATCGTGCCGATCAGTGCCCGACGCGGCGAGCAGGTGGAGCTGCTGGTCGACCTCATCAACCAGCGGCTGCCGGAGGGACCTCCGCTCTACCCGCTCGACATCACCACCGACAGCGACCAGGCCCAGCGGATCGCCGAGATCGTCCGGGAGAAGGCGATGGTCGCCATGCGGGAGGAGGTGCCCCACTCCATCGCGGTGCTGGTCGACGAGGCTGGGCCCGGCCGGACCGACGGCGTCACCGCCATCTTCGCCTCGATCTACGTCGAGCGGGACTCCCAGAAGGGCATCGTCATCGGCCGGCAGGGCGCGGTCCTGGCACGGATCGGCACCGCCGCTAGGCCGGAGATCGAGGCCCTCGTCGGAACCCCGGTGTACCTGGACCTCCGGGTCAAGCTGATGAAGGAGTGGCAGCGCGACCCGAAGAAGCTGGACAGCCTTGGCTACTGA
- the recO gene encoding DNA repair protein RecO yields MGHYVVDGIVLRSYKLGEADRILNVLTANRGKVRAVAKGVRKPGSRFGGRLEPYGHVQLQLYEGRNLDIVSQAELITSFVEVREDWVASACAATMAEACDKLAQEGERATSMFLLLKDALGVLAAGPEQPAAVLDAFLMRLSVLEGFRPELDACVTCGTTEDIVAFHVGGGGVLCARDTPSGLQRVGPDVLDQMRQLTHGPWAEIVSGGGTSRRVGALVRSYLSYHLTTNLKAWEAVPR; encoded by the coding sequence TTGGGCCACTACGTGGTCGACGGGATCGTCCTGCGGAGCTACAAGCTGGGTGAGGCCGACCGGATCCTCAACGTGCTCACGGCCAACCGCGGGAAGGTGCGGGCGGTCGCGAAGGGGGTCCGCAAGCCAGGCTCCCGCTTCGGCGGTCGACTGGAGCCCTACGGCCACGTGCAACTGCAGCTGTACGAGGGTCGGAACCTGGACATCGTCAGCCAGGCCGAGCTGATCACCTCCTTCGTGGAGGTGCGGGAGGACTGGGTGGCCTCCGCGTGCGCGGCCACCATGGCGGAGGCGTGTGACAAGCTGGCGCAGGAGGGGGAGCGGGCGACCTCGATGTTCCTGCTGCTCAAGGACGCGCTGGGTGTCCTGGCAGCCGGGCCGGAGCAGCCAGCCGCGGTGCTCGACGCCTTCCTCATGCGACTCAGCGTGTTGGAGGGGTTCCGCCCCGAGCTGGACGCGTGCGTGACGTGCGGGACGACCGAGGACATCGTGGCGTTCCACGTCGGCGGGGGCGGGGTGCTGTGCGCCCGGGACACCCCGTCGGGGCTCCAACGCGTCGGGCCGGACGTCCTGGACCAAATGCGCCAACTGACCCACGGCCCGTGGGCTGAGATCGTCAGCGGCGGCGGCACCTCTCGACGGGTCGGTGCGCTGGTCCGGTCCTACCTGTCCTACCACCTGACCACCAACCTCAAGGCCTGGGAGGCGGTGCCGCGATGA